The following coding sequences are from one Humulus lupulus chromosome X, drHumLupu1.1, whole genome shotgun sequence window:
- the LOC133806655 gene encoding uncharacterized protein LOC133806655, giving the protein MRADLIDNFGIEATNRRLWKARRKAKGDVGGGYVHSYANLRRYATMIHSTNPRSVANVQSQLVPVNIDDDGCHLKGSYKGIFLAAVGVDANHHFYPLAYAIVEVENTDSWSWFLELLRGEIGDSASGHPWCIMTQLRDLFWETNDTSNFDTFKHIMDKVKEFNSKAHEWLSNIDFNHWTLSKFDTRVKVRGIPCIHAAACISKIRANIEGYCSPYFTTEMWRKSFMGVIHPIADESMRSEFDDDEFLPPVIKVQVGSLEPSAEEMHLSEAALDLFLTQDTQ; this is encoded by the exons ATGAGGGCTGATTTGATAGATAACTTTGGCATCGAGGCAACTAACAGACGGTTATGGAAAGCAAGACGGAAGGCAAAAGGAGATGTTGGTGGTGGTTATGTACACTCCTATGCAAATTTACGGAGATATGCTACTATGATTCATAGCACTAACCCTAGAAGTGTTGCTAATGTACAGAGCCAACTTGTGCCAGTCAATATAGATGATG ATGGATGTCATCTAAAAGGGTCATACAAAGGCATCTTCTTGGCTGCTGTGGGGGTTGATGCAAACCACCACTTCTACCCCCTTGCTTATGCAATTGTTGAAGTTGAAAACACAGATAGTTGGAGTTGGTTTTTGGAGTTATTGAGGGGAGAAATTGGGGACAGTGCCAGTGGCCATCCATGGTGCATCATGA CACAACTAAGGGATCTGTTTTGGGAAACAAATGACACATCTAATTTCGACACTTTCAAGCACATTATGGACAAGGTAAAAGAATTCAACTCAAAGGCACATGAGTGGTTATCAAATATTGACTTCAACCATTGGACTTTGAGCAAGTTTGACACTAGAGTGAAG GTGAGAGGAATACCATGTATTCATGCAGCTGCTTGTATAAGCAAAATTAGGGCCAACATAGAAGGTTATTGCTCACCATACTTCACCACTGAAATGTGGAGGAAGAGTTTTATGGGTGTAATTCATCCCATAGCTGATGAATCTATGCGGTCTGAGTTTGATGATGACGAATTTTTACCTCCTGTCATAAAG GTTCAAGTTGGGAGCTTAGAGCCATCTGCTGAGGAGATGCACTTGTCTGAAGCAGCATTAGATCTTTTCTTAACTCAGGATACTCAGTAG